The nucleotide sequence TGATGCCGCACACCTTGACGGGCAACTGCTCGACATCGAGCGTTTCACCCGCCAGCAATCCGCCGAGCGTAATCTCGGCCGTGGCGACGAGGCTCAAATCGCTGCCGTCGATGCTGTAGATCTGCGTCTCCGGCCCGCGCGGGATGTAGCCGGTGCCTTGCAGGATCTCGTTTCGCGCCAGGTCGGGCGTGATCGTCGGCGTGAAACCTTCCGCCATCAGCAGGTCGAGCGCGTAGCGTTGCAGAGCCAACTCGAGCAGCACCATGTCGTTCTTGAGAAAATAAAAACCGTGCCCGGCGACCTTGGCGCCTCCTTCGAGATCCAACAGGTCGAGCGCTTCGGCCAACTCGACGTGGTCGCGCGGCTTGAAGTCGAATTTCGGGATCGGCGTCTTGCCGCGGCGGCGTTCGAGATTGGCCTGATCGTCCGCGCCGCGCGGCGCGTCGGGGTGCGAGAGATTCGGAATGCGGCGCTGCAGGCCATCGACCTCTTGGGTCAAAGCATCGAGCCGGCCTTGCAATTCAGTCGTCTTTTCGCGGAGCTTGCGCCCCTCTTCCTTGCGGGCTTCGCGCTCGGCGGCGTCCTTGGCCTTGCCGATCGATTTCGAAACCTCGTTCGCCTGGCGATTCAGCTCGTCGACCTGCGCCTGCATGGTGCGGCGCTCGGTGGCCAGCGTGACGAACTCGTCGACATGGACCGAGGCGCCACGCAGGCGGCAGTTCTCTTTGACCAGTTCGACGTTTTCGAGAATAAAGCGAGCGTCGAGCATCGTTCCTCTCTTGGATGCGGCGTTTGTCAGGCAAGCGCCGCCGTGTTTCGATGGTT is from Pirellulales bacterium and encodes:
- the serS gene encoding serine--tRNA ligase, producing MLDARFILENVELVKENCRLRGASVHVDEFVTLATERRTMQAQVDELNRQANEVSKSIGKAKDAAEREARKEEGRKLREKTTELQGRLDALTQEVDGLQRRIPNLSHPDAPRGADDQANLERRRGKTPIPKFDFKPRDHVELAEALDLLDLEGGAKVAGHGFYFLKNDMVLLELALQRYALDLLMAEGFTPTITPDLARNEILQGTGYIPRGPETQIYSIDGSDLSLVATAEITLGGLLAGETLDVEQLPVKVCGISHCYRTEAGAHGRATRGLYRVHQFTKVEMFAFTLPEASDAMLDYFCELECRLFDGLGIPYRVVDTATGDLGGPAYRKFDLEAWMPGRGEGGEFGEVTSTSNCTDYQARRLGIRYRVKGEKGTHFLHTLNGTAIAISRGLIAILENYQQADGTIRVPEALRAFMGKDVIGRT